The nucleotide window AAGTGGTTGAAATGCTGGAAGCCATCCAGCGCGACGGTGGCGACACGAGCAAGTTCATTGCAAAAGCCAAGGACAAGAACGACCCGTTCCGTTTGATGGGCTTCGGTCACCGTGTGTACAAGAACTTCGACCCGCGCGCCAAAATCATCAAAAAAGCCGCCGACGAAGTACTGACCGCCCTAGGCATCAGTGACCCGCTGCTGAAGATTGCACAGGAGCTGGAGCAAGCTGCCCTTACTGATCCGTATTTCATTGAGCGCAAGCTGTATCCGAACGTTGACTTCTACTCCGGCATCATCTACAAAGCCATCGGCATTCCCACCGAAATGTTTACGGTGATGTTTGCCCTGGGCCGCCTGCCCGGATGGATTGCCCAGTGGAAAGAAATGCGCGAAAACAAGGAGCCTATCGGTCGCCCACGCCAGGTGTACACCGGCGAGCTGGACCGCGACTATACGCCCATTGAGCAGCGCTAAGCGTTGCTTAGGCAATAAAAAGGCTACCCGGTACGGGTAGCCTTTTTTTATGGCTTATAACTTATGCTTGTTGAGTGCTAGCGGGCAGCTACGGTTTGGCTATTCAGTACGGCTAGTTGGGGCATCAGCGGCTGCACGCGGGCCATTTGGTCAGGCATCAGGATGGATGCCAGCTGTGCTTCATAGCCAGCCTGAATCCGGGCCAGTTGATTTTCATTTTCCAGAGGAGAGCCAGCGTGCATCTGTACCCGCGCTACTTCCCGCATCATCCGAATGCTCAGGCTGCGCACACGCTTATACTGTCCCTCATTCAACTGGCCCTCATCCGCAAATGAGCGACTGATAGTAGTAGCCTGCCGACTGATGGGCGAGTCACCGGCCGTGTTCATGCAGCCTGACAAAAGACTGCCACCGCATAGCAGCAGCACGGCACAAGCGGAGTGAATAGAAGTACGCATTGGCTGTAAGGGCTATAGGTGCAGACAAGTAAACAGAGGCAGGAAAAAATGAAGGAACGCATTATTTGAATTCCCCTACTTAATCTTGACCAAAGATAATAATATCCAATCGTATTCCAGTGAATAGTGACAACTTATTTTGTTAATGTTATAAAAATACAAAAGCACCTACTCGCGCAGGTGCTTTTGACAGTTGACTGGAGTGGCTTGTGTTAGTTGGCCATAATGCTCAGGGCAGTCATGTTCGTTTGGGCTTCCTGATACAAGGCCAACTGCCGGGGGCGCAACAAATCGGCTAGCGCCTGCTCATACTGCTGTTGGGCATCTGCCAACTGCTGGTCGAGTATCTCAGGGTCGGCGGCATAGCGCGACTTCAGGTCATCCACGGCAATGAGCATCCGGGTGTTGAGCTTTTTGATTTTGAGATACTGCCCTTCGTCCAACTGCATGGCACTGGCCATGGAGCGCGAAAGTTTGGTCGCGCGGGCTGCAATAGCCGCGCCGTGGTCGGTGGTGATGGTGGTGACACCGGAACCCGCTTGGCTGGCCGTGCCCAGCGCCAGCAGCATTCCAATGAGTAAGCAGAGCTTTTTCATACGTAAAAGAGGGTTAGGTAAGAGAGTGAGGAAAAGAAGAAAGAAAAGCGAAAACACAGCGTCTGGCTTCTAAGGAAAATAGAACCTGGCCCCTTGCTAGCAAAGATACAGGAAGTTTTGATTTAAAAAATAAAAATTATTACTATTCTAATTTAAAGCTTTTAGACCAAATAACTATAATATAGATTATCAGCTCATTAATTGGCTTATGAAAAACTTCAACTATAAGTAAACTCAGGGCCTTCAAAACATAAAAAAAGCCCTGCTCGGTGAAGAACAGGGCTGCTCAGCCTTTCAAAGTGCAAGTAGCTTACAGAATCCGAAACTCAATCCGACGATTTTGCTGCCGGTTGCTGTCTGTGTCATTTGGTACCAGCGGCTTGGTTTCGCCGTAGCCTCTGAACCGCAGCCGGTTTGCGGAAATGCCGTTCCCTGCCAGATAGTCGTACACGGAGCGGGCCCGGTTCAGGGAAAGTTTTTCGTTGTCGTTATCAGCCCCGATATCATCGGTATGGCCGGCTATTTCCACCTGCACATCCTTGTACTGGCGCATGAAAGCAATCAGCCGGTTAAGCTCCGTGCGCGAGGTAGGCTTAAGCTTGTACTCGTTGGTTTCGAAAAACAGGTTGTTAAGCACCATCGTGCGGCCGGCGCGCAGCGGATCCAGATACAAGTCCAGCGTGAGCGGGTCGAAGGCGTGTTTGTCGGTGTAGTCGAAGCTCATGCTTTTAAGCAGATAGCCATCGGCTGAAGCGTACATGGCATACTGCCGGCCTTCGTTGAGCACCACGGTATAGTCGCCATCCAGGGGGTCAGACGTCACGTACTGAACCAGCTCGTTGGTTTGCAGATCATAGAGCTGCACATCAGCTTTCAGCGGCTTTTTGGTAGTGGCGTCGAACACGCGGCCTTGGGTGTAGGTGCTGGTTTCGCGTGACCGAACGGCCTTGGGAACGTCGAACGAAAACAGCTCCACCGGCCGGTCCCGCTCCATAACGCCGGGCTCGTTGGGGCGGGTGCGCGAGCAGTAGCCCCGGCTGTTATCGGAGGCGATAAAGAGCGAGGCTTCGTTTTCGTGGGTGTTGAGTGGGTAGCCCAGGTTTTCGGGCAGCGACCAAGCAGTTCCGGTCAGATTACACTTATACACGTCGAGCCCGCCCATACCTACCAGCCCATCCGTGACGTAGTACAGCGTGGTGCCGCTGGCATGGATGAAGGGCGCCATATCCTTGCCGGCGGTATTGACGGGTGTGCCCAGGTTGTGAGCAGGGCTCCAGGTACCGTCTTCCTGCAGCGTCGTCACGTAAATATCTTCCAGGCCCTGCCCGCCGCGCCGGTCGGAGGTGAAGTACAGCGTACGGCCATCGGCCGACAACGACGGCTGCGAATCCCAGGCAACGGAGTTGACCAGCTTGCCCAGGTTGCGGGGCTTACTCCAGTTGTTGCCGGTGCGCCGCGAAATGTACAGGTCGCAGTTGCCTACCGAGCCGGGCCGGTCGCAGGACGCAAACACCAGGGTTTTGCCGTCGCCGGAAATCGAGCCGGCGCCTTCATTCAGCTGCGTGTTGATAGCGGCCGAAATGGGTTGCGGTGTACCCAGAGTGCCATCCTTGTTTTGCCGGCTTAGGTACAGGTCTTCGTCGCTCTGGGCCGTAGGCCGGGCCGTATACAGCAGGAAGCGGTTATCGGCGGTGATGGAAGGGAAGTACTGGTAGCGGAACGTATTGAGGGGCTCGGCCACGCGCTGGGGGGCCGGGCCGGTAGGCGCCGCTACGGCCTGCACCGCAAACTCACAGTTTAGTAATTGCTGATGCGCCTTGGGAATGCTACGTTGGCCTTTGGGGGCCGATTTCAGGAAGCGGCTGTAGCTTTCCCCTGCCACCGGGTATTCGCCGAAGCTCATAGCCAGTTCTCCCAGCGTAAAATAGTCCAGAAACCGGGCCGGGTCGAAAGGCAGCAGCTTCAGGCCCCGCTCGTACGCTTCGTAGGCTGCGCGGGTGTTGCCGGTAGCTTTCAGCAGGGAGCCTTTTACCAGGTACGGCTCGCCCAGCGAAGGAAACTTCGCGTTCAGCACCTGCAGCGTTTCAATAGCCTTGTCGAACTCCCGGTTTTTGGCCTGGCTCTGGGCTTTCTCAAACAGGTTACGCGCCTTGGTATTGTTGGTCGACAGCTTTTGCTGTGCGTATAGCGGCGGCCCGGCCAGCAAGGCCAGCGCGAATAAGGCAACAACGAAGAAACGACACATACACGGTGGTGGGAGCTTAAGGAATATCGAGGTACTTATGCGTTTGTAGGGACACCTGCCACTGCGGGTGCTCCTTCACGTAGTCGATGAGCAGGGGGGTAATTGCGGCGGCTTTGCTCCACTCCGGCTGCAGATAAAGGCGCGTGTGCGGCCCGGCCAAAGCGGCGTGCTGTTCGGCCCAGGCAAAGTCGCTCTTGTTGAACACCACTACCTTCAGTTCGTGCGCCTGTGCTACCACGTCGGGCCGCGGCGCCTTGAACTTCTTGGGCGACACGCACACCCAGTCCCAGACACCCGTGAGCGGATAGGCGCCCGAGGTTTCCAGCCAGGTTTGGCAGCCTGCTTCTTTCAGAGCCTTGGTGAGGCCTGTAAGATCGTACATCAGCGGCTCGCCCCCGGTGATGACCACGTTGCGGCCAGGATGCGCGGTGGCGGCCTGCACCATATCGGCCAGGAACACGCGCGGGTGCTGGCCGGCATCCCAAGATTCCTTTACGTCGCACCACACGCAGCCTACGTCGCATCCACCCAGACGCAGAAAATAGGCCGCGCGCCCGGCGTTATACCCCTCACCCTGAATAGTATAAAACTGTTCCATCAGCGGCAGGGCCGCCGTGGTATCCGGCGTGAGGGAGGAAAGGACGGGCAGAGAAGTCAGCAAGTCAGTCAAAGCGCAAGCAAAATCAAAAAGGCCGGTTTCCGGGGCGGAACCAGCTACCTCGCAGCATAGTTCCGTCCCGGACGTCCGACCTGAAAAGTAACAGAATCCGGCGGCAAATGAAAGCTAAAGATACCGGAAAAATAGGATTCTACCGGGCGTATACCTCGCCTTTGGCTGCCCGCAAGGTATTGAGCAGTAGCATGGCAATGGTCATAGGGCCCACGCCGCCGGGCACGGGCGTGATGTAGGAAGTGAGCGGAGCTACTTCATCGAACTTCACGTCGCCCTTCAGCGCCCAACCGGCTTTCCGGCTGGCATCTTCCACCCGGGTAGTACCCACGTCAATAACCACGGCGCCGGGCTTCACCATATCGGCCGTCACGAACTCCGGGCGGCCCAGGGCAGCCACCAGGATATCGGCCGTGCGGGTAATTTCGGCCAGGTTCTGGGTGCGCGAGTGGCATAAAGTAACCGTGCAGTTGCCGGGCTCCAAGTTCTTAGCCAGCAGGATGCTAACCGGCGTACCCACGATGTTGCTTCGGCCGATAACCACGCAGTGCTTGCCATCGGTAGGCAGCTTATAGCGGCGCAGCAGTTCCACAATGCCCGAGGGCGTTGCGGGCAGCAGCGCGGGCAGCCCGGCCACCATCCGGCCGATGTTCATGGGGTGAAAACCGTCCACGTCCTTTTCGGGGCGGATGGCCTCAATCACCTTTTCGGAGGAAATGTGGCGTGGCAAGGGCAGCTGCACGATGAAGCCGTCGATGTTGTCGTCTTCGTTCAGCTCCGCTACTTTGGCCAGCAGCTCGGCTTCCGTCATGGTGTCTTCGTAGCGGAGCAGGGTGCTTTCGAAGCCGACCCGCTCGCAGGCCAGCACCTTGTTGCGCACGTAGGTTTCGGAGCCGCCATCGTGGCCCACCAGCACGGCGGCCAGGTGGGGCACTTTCTGACCAGCGGCGCGGCGCTGGGCTACTTCGGCGGCAATTTCTTCTTTAATGGCCTCGGCGGTCTGCTTGCCGTCGATAAGGCGGTAGGTGGGGGCGTCGGGGGCTGTGGTCATGGTTGTGAGGTATGATGAAATGTCGGGGTCTGTATACCGGCTCACGTCTATTCGCCCGTCCGGCATCGAAGAGTAGGTAGTTTGCTCTAGTGGAAAAATAACTAGCCAGTCGCCACAGGTAATAAGCTGCTGTCCATCTGTGAAGTCAAGAGTTAAAGTCCCATCTTTATCAAGAGAAACATCTAAAATCTGAGTATTACTCAGCGAGAAGATATTAGGTGTGTAAAGCCATGCAAACCATCCATCGAATGACTTTTCATCACATTTACTTATCAGCTTTCCTTGCTTAACTATTTTCCAATGGCTGCCTAGCCACAAGTCAATATCAGGCACTTCTTGCTCTCTAACTACCTCACTGTTGATTTCCGCTGCTAAGCTGTTTAGCTTGATAAGATGCTTTCGGCCTATATACAACTGGTATGACTTCATCCATGTAGCCCAAACTTGCATTCCCACCATTTGCTTAGTGATGGGAAGAAATTCAGCGGAAGAAATAGTTTTCGCAGACTTTTCTGGGAAAAGGACAGCCATACTATGCCTTTAGGTTACTCCTGCTCCGCCTTGGCTTTGCTTTCGTGGGCGGCAATGGCTTCGCGGCCGGCATCGAGGATGTTTTTTTCCATTACGGGCCAATCGTCGCGCCAGCGGAACTTGCGCTCCTGGCCGCGGCGGATTTTTTCCAGCTGTTCTTCGCTGGTACAGTTACTCGTGAGGTTGTTCGACATGGGGTGAGGCAGTAATCATACCTCGCCGTGTCAGGGGAAGTGTATGAGGTGAAAATGAAGGTTACAACACAAAAAAACGCGCCCCGGCGGGACGCGTTTCACTTACTTAGTCAATTTTCAGCACGGCCAGGAAGGCCTCCTGCGGAATCTCAACGGACCCTACCTGGCGCATCCGCTTCTTGCCTTCTTTCTGCTTTTCGAGCAGCTTGCGCTTGCGGCTGATGTCACCGCCGTAGCACTTGGCAATAACGTTTTTGCGCAGAGCCTTCACCGTTTCGCGGGCAATGATTTTCTGCCCGATGCTGGCCTGAATGGCAATTTCGAACTGCTGGCGGGGCAGCAGCTCGCGCAGCTTTTCGCAGAGGCGGCGGCCCCAGTCGTAGCTTTTGCTGCGGTGCACAATGGCCGACAGCGCGTCCACTTTCTCCCCGTTCAGCATCACGTCCAGCTTCACCATGTCCGACTCGCGGAAGCCGATCAGCTCGTAGTCGAGGGAAGCATAGCCGCGCGAAATGGTTTTGAGCTTGTCGAAGAAGTCGAACACGATTTCCGACAGCGGCAGCTCAAATGTCAGCTCCACCCGCTCGCTCGTCAGGTAGCTCTGACCCTTGATGATGCCGCGCTTTTCCATGCACAGGGTGATAATGGCCCCCACATAATCGGCCGCCGTGATGATCTGGGCCTTGATGAAAGGCTCTTCGATGAGCTTGATCATGTTCGGCTCCGGCATTTCGGAGGGCGCGTTGATGGTCAGCAGCTGGTCCTTGGTGCCGGTAGCATGAAACTGTACCGAGGGCACGGTGGTAATCACCGTCATGTTGAACTCACGCTCCAGGCGCTCCTGCACAATCTCCATGTGGAGCATGCCCAGGAACCCGCAGCGGAACCCGAAGCCCAGGGCCACTGAGGTTTCGGGCTCCCACACCAGGGAGGCGTCGTTGAGCTGCAGCTTTTCCATGCAGGAGCGCAGCTCTTCGTATTCGGTGGTATCCACGGGGTAAATGCCGGCAAATACCATGGGTTTCACGTCCTCAAAGCCCTGAATGGCCTCGGCCGTGGGGCGCGCTACGTGCGTGATGGTGTCGCCGACCTTTACTTCGCGGGCTTCCTTGATGCCGGAAATCAGGTAGCCTACGTTGCCGGCGGCTACTTCCTGGCGGGGCTCCTGGTTGAGGCCCAGAATACCGATTTCGTCGGCGCCGTATTCCTTGCCGGTAGCCATGAAGCGGAGCTTGTCGCCCTTGCGCATGGTGCCGTTCTTGATGCGGAACAGGACTTCGATACCCCGGTAGGAGTTGAAAACCGAGTCGAAGATCAGGGCCTGCAGCGGAGCTTCCGGGTCGCCTTTCGGGGCCGGAATCCGCTCACAGATGGCGTTCAGAATAGCTTCAATGCCAATACCGGCCTTGCCCGAGGCCGGAATGATTTCGTCCCGGTCGCAGCCAATCAGATCCACAATTTCGTCCGACACTTCCTCCGGCATGGAGTGGGGCAGGTCAATTTTGTTGAGAACCGGAATGATGGTAAGGTCAGAGCCGATGGCCAGGTACAGGTTGGAAATTGTCTGCGCCTCAATCCCCTGCGAGGAGTCCACAATCAGCAGGGCCCCTTCGCAGGCAGCAATGGAGCGGGATACTTCGTAGCTGAAATCGACGTGACCGGGCGTATCAATCAGGTTGAGCGTGTACTGCTCGCCCTTGTACTGATACTGCATCTGGATGGCGTGGCTCTTGATGGTGATGCCCCGCTCCCGCTCCAGGTCCATGTTGTCAAGCAGCTGGGCTTGCATATCGCGCTTGGCCACAGTACTGGTAAATTCCAGCAGGCGGTCGGCCAGCGTACTTTTGCCGTGGTCGATGTGGGCGATGATGCAGAAATTGCGGATGTTCTTCACTAGAGGCAGTTTTTTCTAGCTGCGAAGGTACGCAAAACGGCCCGGAAAAGCTAGTTTACCCGAGTTGGCCGGTGCATATGGCCGCCTGCGGGGCATTCAGTATCTTGGGCTGCGAACTGCTTTTTTCCTGCTATGAATGTCGAGCTTACCCGTCCTGTTTCCCGCCTGGAGTCCAGCAAAGCCACCATTACGGCCCTCAACTCCACTGCTCTCTACGTGCTGGCCTACCTGCTGGCTTACGGGGTACACCAGCTGGCTACGGCGGCCATGGCTCACCGGCTGGGTATTCCACTCACGGTGCACGTGAGCCACATTCAGTTTCTGATTTCCAACCAGCAGTGGTGGCGCATTGCCGTTATTGCGGTGTACGGGGCAGGTCCGCTGCTGTGCCTGCTGCTGGCCGTAGGGTTTGGGGTGCTGTTCTGGTTTCGGGGTCGGGGCCGCAAGGGCCGCCTCAAGCTGCTGTACTTCTGGCTGGCTCTCCACACTTTCAACCTGGTGGTGGGCGGGCTCATTGCCGGCTGCTTTACCCACAAAGGCTTCTGGTACGTGCCGCGCTGGCTGTTTATTTCGGGGGGCCAGACGCTGCCCATCGTGCTGGCCGTAGTAGGTGGCCTGATAGCCGTGCTGGTGGGCTACTTCTCGGCGGTGGCCTTTCTGCAAAGCCACGACTCGCGCACCATGATGCTCTACCAGAACCGGGGGCAGCTGATTTTTACCGGTCTGGTGGTGCCCTGGCTGGGGGGCAGCGCCTTTCTGGCTTTGCTGAAGTTACCCGACCTGACGCGTCACGAGGGCCTATTGTTTCTCACGATGGGTCTGCTCGTGTTGCCGCTCAGCGTTGCCAGTAGCAAGGAGCTGTTTGAGGAAACCGTGCCGGACCCCCAGAAAACGGCTATTGCCTCGGGCTTCGTGGTGCTTACGCTGCTGCTGGCCCTGCTCTGGCGGCTGGTATTCAGCACCGGCATCAACTGGCACTAATCTGTGGCTTGTTGGCAGCTGCCAACAAGCCAGCCGGGCATCAACGCCCTAGCCGACTCCTGCGTAAACCGTAGCGAGGCCAACCACCGGCGGCTGGCTTATCCTCTCACTCAACCTCCCTTCCTATGAGCCTCCACCTGAACCCCCAGGCGGTGAAGCTTGCCCAACAGCTCATTGCCGACGGCAAATTCAAGAACGATTCCGGACACTGGGGCGAGCACAACCCGGACGCCGGCGCCGAAAACAAGTTCCTCGATCAGCATGAAATGGCGGAGTATGCCAACTGGCACCTGGGCATCGACACAGATATGGGCGAGGACGCCAAAGGCCGCTATAAATTCCCCTTCGGCGACTTCAAAACCGTGCACCGCGACGGGCTTATTGCGGCCAAAGAGCGCGCCGCTCAGCAGGGCTACCACGAAATTGAGACAGCCGCCGACGAGCTGCTCCAGACCCTGGAAAAGCAGGCCGCGAAGTAGCGTTAAGCAGGTAGGCCGGCTTTATAGTGCCTGAAATGCTGATTGCTCGAACATGACGGGCGGAATACCGTTGTTGTTCAGACACTTTCCTTGACCAACACCGAACTACCATGGGCATTACCCTCAAACAAGCACAGCAGGCAGTACAGGCCGCGCACGAAAAAGCGCTGGAAATGGGCGTTAAAATGAACATAGCCGTGGTGGACTCCGGTGCCAACCTCGTAGCCTTTATCCGTATGGACGACGCCTGGCTCGGTTCCCTCGATATTTCCATCAAAAAGGCCAAAACTGCCCGCTTCTTCGATATGCCCACCGGCGACCTGGGGCAGGCCTCGCAGCCCGGTGGCTCGCTCTATAACATCGAGCATTCCAATGGTGGCCTTATCACCTTCCCCGGCGGCATCCCGCTCAAAAACAAGGAAGGGCAGATTTTCGGTGCCATTGGCGTGTCGGGCAGCACTGTGGAAGACGACCACGCCGTAGCTCAGGCAGGCGTGCAGGCCCTGGCAAACGAATAGTACTCCGGGCTAAGCTTTCAATATCCGCGCTGACTACTACCACCCCGGCCAGCCACCGTTAAAAATGATCCATGCCATCAGCCGTTAGCTTTTCGGTGAGATGTGGCTGCTGAGTTGTTAAAGGCGGCTGGCCGGGGTTTCGGCTGCGGTTGACGGAACTGTGGTAAATGACGCCGAAACAGCTCCGGTCCGGCGGGCGTAGCCCGTCGGGCCGGTTGAAGGTAGCTGACACCCGCCCGATGACGAAACAACAACGGCACGCAGAAACCGGCCCGACGGCTTGCAGCCGCCGGACTGGAACGCCCCTTGTCAACCAGATAGCAGCTGTTGTGAAGCGGTTAGCAGCCATTGTGAGCAGGGGTCGGAAGGCATTGTACAGGTTAACGCCTATTGTGAAGCGGTCAGATGCCATTGTGAGCAGGTCAGCACACATTGTCACCCCCGTCAAGGCGCAATGTCACCAAGACAGCGGGCTATGTGACTCGTTCATAACGCATTGCTACCCGGCCACCAGCCTTTGCCACCCCGGCAGCAGTCAATGACATAACGTTAGCATTTACTGCTACTTTCAACGTGTAACTTGTCGCTTTGCTTCAAAACGCTTCCACCGCTATGAAATCATCATTAGTTCCCACCCCTGCCAAACGCGGCTGCCTATGGTATGCTGGCGCAGTTGCCGTTGGGGCATTTGGGTTAGTAGTACTGCTTGTAGTACTGTTTATTGTGGGGCTTATAAAAGCGTCTAACGATCTTGGTTCGCATTCCACCGTCGTTTCTATTCACGACCAAACTTATCTGGAAGCCGTGACCACAAATCACGGCGAGGGGTTTCTAGACGGGTACAACTGGTTGGAAGTGTACTACGTTCGTGATGGCTGGTTTTGGAATGACAGAGTACGTGTGTATAATTTCCCTAATGTCAGTGACTCTGAAATTGGGTTTAACCGCAGCATAGACCAGAACGGGCAGGTACAGATTCAAATAAAGCAGGGAGGAATCGGTGACAGCCTAGTGCTGGCCACCTTTGTACCACCTGCGTCTTTTCCTAAGGAGTAGCGACTCTCCGCAGTAACTTGAGTATCTACGCCTACCCTCACAACAATCCGCCCCACGCCCTACCGCGCCGGGGCTTTTTCGTACCTTCGCCTACCCAAATTCCACCCCATTCCCCCGCGCTATGTCAGTAGCTCCCGCAGCTCCCTATAAGCCGAAAAACCACATTCGCATCGTAACGGCCGCCGCTTTGTTCGACGGTCACGACGCGGCCATCAACATCATGCGCCGCATCATCCAGAGCAGCGGCGCCGAGGTCATCCACCTGGGCCACAACCGCTCGGTGCAGGAAATTGTGGACTGCGCCATCCAGGAAGATGCCCAGGCCATTGCCATTACCTCCTACCAGGGCGGCCACAACGAGTACTTCAAGTACATGTTCGACCTGCTCAAGGAGCGCGGGGCGGGCCACATCCGCCTCTTCGGCGGCGGCGGCGGCGTGATTCTGCCCACCGAAATCGAAGACCTGCACTCCTACGGCATCGAGCAGATCTACTCGCCCGACGCCGGCCGCGCCATGGGCCTGCAGGGCATGATCAACGACTTGCTCCAGCGCTGCGACTTCCCCACGGGCCAGAACCTGAACGGCGAGGTCAACCACGTCAAAGAAAAAGACGCCCGCAGCATCGGCCGCCTCATCTCCGCCGCCGAAAACTTCCCCGACGAATTCGCCCGCGTAAAAGACCAGCTGATTTCCGACTTCCAGCAGGCCGAAGGCGGCAACGACCAGCGCCTCGACTCTCCCGCTACCTCGGCCACTAAAACCCCCATCCTAGGCATCACCGGCACCGGCGGCGCCGGCAAGTCGAGCCTGGTGGATGAGCTGGTGCGCCGCTTCCTGATGGACTTTCCCGAGAAGACCATTGCCATCATCTCCGTCGACCCCAGCAAGCGGAAGACGGGCGGGGCCCTCCTGGGCGACCGGATCCGGATGAACTCCATCAACAGCCCCCGCGTGTACATGCGCAGCCTGGCTACCCGTCAGAGCAACCTGGCGTTGAGCAAGTACGTGCAGGACGCCGTCGACGTGGTCCGCGCCGCCGAGTTCGACCTGATCATCCTCGAAACCTCCGGCATCGGCCAGTCCGACACCGAAATCATCGAGCACTCCGACGCCAGCCTCTACGTGATGACGCCCGAGTACGGGGCGGCCACCCAGCTGGAGAAAATCGACATGCTCGACTTCGCCGACGTCATTGCCCTCAACAAGTTCGACAAGCGCGGCGCCCTCGACGCCCTGCGCGACGTGCGCAAGCAGTACCAGCGCAACCACGGCCACTGGGACCAGCCCCTGGACTCCATGCCCGTGTTCGGCACCATTGCCTCGCAGTTCAACGACCCCGGCATGAACCGCCTCTACCGCGCCGTGCTGGCCACGGTGGAAGCCAAAACCGGCGTGCCCTTCGCATCCCAGCTCGAAACCAGCCAGGAAAACTCGGAGAAGATTTACATCATTCCGCCCCACCGCACCCGTTACCTTTCCGAAATAGCCGAAACCAACCGCCAATATGACCAGTGGGTTCAAAAACAAGCTGACGTTGCTCAGCAGCTTTATGGAATCAAGCAAGCCATCGGAGCCGTCCAAAGTGTCGGAAACGCCGCTGCAGGACCTGGCAGCGGGCACAGCGGCCACCAATCCGAATCCGGAAGTCTCGTGGCCGGCCTGGAGAGGACCTTCGAGGAGGTCAAACTCCGGCTGGACGGGCAGAACTGGAAACTCCTGGAAACCTGGCCGCAAAAAGTAGCTGCCTACAAGGCTCCGGAGTTCGTGTTCAAGGTGCGCGACAAGGAAATCCGCATCCAGACCCACACCACCAGCCTGAGTAACCAGCAGATTCCCAAAGTCAGCCTGCCGCGCTACACCGCCTGGGGTGACTTGCTGCGCTGGCAGCTCCAGGAAAACGTGCCCGGTGAGTTTCCCTACACCGCCGGCGTGTTCCCGTTCAAGCGCGAGGGCGAAGACCCGACCCGCATGTTTGCCGGCGAAGGCGGCCCCGAGCGCACCAACCGCCGCTTCCACTACGTGAGCATGGGCCTGCCCGCCAAACGCCTGAGCACGGCCTTCGACTCGGTGACGCTCTACGGCGAAGACCCTGACCACCGCCCCGACATCTACGGCAAGATCGGCAACGCTGGGGTGAGCATCTGCTGCCTCGACGACGCCAAGAAGCTCTACTCGGGCTTCAACCTGGCCAACCCCAGCACCTCGGTGTCGATGACCATCAACGGCCCCGCTGCTACTCTGGCCGCCTTCTTCATGAACGCCGCCATCGACCAGCAGTGTGAGCTGTATATAAAGGAGAACGGCCTGGAAGCTGAAGTCGAAGCTAAGATCAACCAGATCTACGCCGATAAGGGTCTCAACCGCCCCCGTTACCAGGGCGAGCTGCCCCAGGGCAACGACGGCCTGGGTTTGATGCTGCTCGGCGTCACCGGCGACCAGGTGCTGCCCGCCGACGTGTACGAAACCATCAAAACCCGCACGCTCAGCCAGGTGCGCGGCACCGTGCAGGCCGATATTCTTAAGGAAGACCAGGCCCAGAACACCTGCATCTTCTCCACCGAATTCGC belongs to Hymenobacter sp. J193 and includes:
- a CDS encoding OmpA family protein; this translates as MCRFFVVALFALALLAGPPLYAQQKLSTNNTKARNLFEKAQSQAKNREFDKAIETLQVLNAKFPSLGEPYLVKGSLLKATGNTRAAYEAYERGLKLLPFDPARFLDYFTLGELAMSFGEYPVAGESYSRFLKSAPKGQRSIPKAHQQLLNCEFAVQAVAAPTGPAPQRVAEPLNTFRYQYFPSITADNRFLLYTARPTAQSDEDLYLSRQNKDGTLGTPQPISAAINTQLNEGAGSISGDGKTLVFASCDRPGSVGNCDLYISRRTGNNWSKPRNLGKLVNSVAWDSQPSLSADGRTLYFTSDRRGGQGLEDIYVTTLQEDGTWSPAHNLGTPVNTAGKDMAPFIHASGTTLYYVTDGLVGMGGLDVYKCNLTGTAWSLPENLGYPLNTHENEASLFIASDNSRGYCSRTRPNEPGVMERDRPVELFSFDVPKAVRSRETSTYTQGRVFDATTKKPLKADVQLYDLQTNELVQYVTSDPLDGDYTVVLNEGRQYAMYASADGYLLKSMSFDYTDKHAFDPLTLDLYLDPLRAGRTMVLNNLFFETNEYKLKPTSRTELNRLIAFMRQYKDVQVEIAGHTDDIGADNDNEKLSLNRARSVYDYLAGNGISANRLRFRGYGETKPLVPNDTDSNRQQNRRIEFRIL
- a CDS encoding 7-carboxy-7-deazaguanine synthase QueE; its protein translation is MEQFYTIQGEGYNAGRAAYFLRLGGCDVGCVWCDVKESWDAGQHPRVFLADMVQAATAHPGRNVVITGGEPLMYDLTGLTKALKEAGCQTWLETSGAYPLTGVWDWVCVSPKKFKAPRPDVVAQAHELKVVVFNKSDFAWAEQHAALAGPHTRLYLQPEWSKAAAITPLLIDYVKEHPQWQVSLQTHKYLDIP
- a CDS encoding bifunctional 5,10-methylenetetrahydrofolate dehydrogenase/5,10-methenyltetrahydrofolate cyclohydrolase, with protein sequence MTTAPDAPTYRLIDGKQTAEAIKEEIAAEVAQRRAAGQKVPHLAAVLVGHDGGSETYVRNKVLACERVGFESTLLRYEDTMTEAELLAKVAELNEDDNIDGFIVQLPLPRHISSEKVIEAIRPEKDVDGFHPMNIGRMVAGLPALLPATPSGIVELLRRYKLPTDGKHCVVIGRSNIVGTPVSILLAKNLEPGNCTVTLCHSRTQNLAEITRTADILVAALGRPEFVTADMVKPGAVVIDVGTTRVEDASRKAGWALKGDVKFDEVAPLTSYITPVPGGVGPMTIAMLLLNTLRAAKGEVYAR
- the lepA gene encoding translation elongation factor 4 — protein: MKNIRNFCIIAHIDHGKSTLADRLLEFTSTVAKRDMQAQLLDNMDLERERGITIKSHAIQMQYQYKGEQYTLNLIDTPGHVDFSYEVSRSIAACEGALLIVDSSQGIEAQTISNLYLAIGSDLTIIPVLNKIDLPHSMPEEVSDEIVDLIGCDRDEIIPASGKAGIGIEAILNAICERIPAPKGDPEAPLQALIFDSVFNSYRGIEVLFRIKNGTMRKGDKLRFMATGKEYGADEIGILGLNQEPRQEVAAGNVGYLISGIKEAREVKVGDTITHVARPTAEAIQGFEDVKPMVFAGIYPVDTTEYEELRSCMEKLQLNDASLVWEPETSVALGFGFRCGFLGMLHMEIVQERLEREFNMTVITTVPSVQFHATGTKDQLLTINAPSEMPEPNMIKLIEEPFIKAQIITAADYVGAIITLCMEKRGIIKGQSYLTSERVELTFELPLSEIVFDFFDKLKTISRGYASLDYELIGFRESDMVKLDVMLNGEKVDALSAIVHRSKSYDWGRRLCEKLRELLPRQQFEIAIQASIGQKIIARETVKALRKNVIAKCYGGDISRKRKLLEKQKEGKKRMRQVGSVEIPQEAFLAVLKID
- a CDS encoding heme-binding protein, whose product is MGITLKQAQQAVQAAHEKALEMGVKMNIAVVDSGANLVAFIRMDDAWLGSLDISIKKAKTARFFDMPTGDLGQASQPGGSLYNIEHSNGGLITFPGGIPLKNKEGQIFGAIGVSGSTVEDDHAVAQAGVQALANE